The genomic DNA TGCCGGTGGTAGGTCCCATTGCGGCGGCTTTAGATTCTGCAACGACACCTGGTATCAGCGATGCTGCATCTAATGCTTGTTCAATGATGACGGCTGTCCTAGGCCGTGTAGGCGACCAATCAATGAACTCCAGCTGCATTACACCAATGGTATCTTCTGTGTAGTCTCTAAGTGGGGTTGCGTTCACTTTGGTGGTGACGGTTTTAATCGTATCGAGTTCAAGCAAGTTTCTTTCTACTTGTTTGACCAGCTTATCTCGTTCTGCCAAAGATAAGTTGCCGCGAGCTCGAACGACAATAGAGCCAAAATCGGCGTCTATTTCAGGGAAGAATTCAACGTCAGGGCTTCGGACAACAAAAGCACCAACAATGATCGCAATGAGCAACGCTACCAGTCCAATAGCAAGGCCAGGGCGAGGCAATAAAAACCGAATGAATCTAACGTATTTACCTAGGAACCCAGGAATATTCTCAAAGTTACCATGATCAATGGCATCTACCGTTTGCTGCTGTTTTTTAGTAATCGGTAAAGGCTTACCAATGACAAAGCCAATGGCAGGCACGGCAATTAGAGCCATGACCAAAGACGCCGTCAGAGTGATGATGACCGTTTTGGGTAAAAAGCCCATAAATTCACCAGCAATGCCTGGCATAAATAATAACGGCATAAAGACGGCTAGGGTTGTCGCGGTTGATGCAATAATCGGCCATGCCATGCGTGTGGCTGCTTCTCGATAGGCTTCTTTACGATTAGCGCCTTCTGTCATTCGGCGGTCGGCGTATTCCGTTACGACAATGGCGCCGTCGACGAGCATACCGACCGAAAGAATCAGTGCAAAAAGCACTACGATATTGAGCGTTATGCCGAGCATTTGCAAAATCATCATGGTGGCTAAGAAAGAAGCAGGGATTGCAATCCCTACTAATGTCGCACTGCGTACGCCTAAGAACCAAACAATGATGACAAAAACAAGGATTGTCGCGGTGAGAACGGAGTTAAAGAGATCGTTTAATTGCTGCTCAATCATCACCGAGTTGTCTTGGGTATAAGTTACACGAATACCTACGGGCCAAAGCGGAGATACTTCTTCAACTATTCTTTTAGCTTCATCAATGGTTGCGATGATGTTTTCACCGACTCGTTTTTTAACTTCTAACGTAACCGCAGATTGACCATTTACTCGTGAAATGCTGTTTGCGTCCTTATAGGTACGTTGACCATGTGCAATGTCACGAAACCGTACGACAACATCGCCGTCTACCTTGACGGGCAAATTTAAAATGTCTTCTTCTGTTTCGATTAAACCCGGAACTTTAAAAGAAAATCGGCCCGCACCGGTATCCAAATTACCGGCCGTGACCAGTTGGTTGTTTTTAGAGACTAGGGTGAACAGTTCAGCATGTGAAATGTTGTAACTGGCCATCAGTGCCGGATCAATAATTATTTCGGCAACTTCATCGCGCTTTCCGGCGATGGTCGCTTCTAATATCCCAGAAGTGGCTTCTAGCCTATCTTGTAAATCAGTAGCGACTTTAAATAGGACGCGCTCATCAATATCACCAGACAGAGATATATTAATGACCGGAAATAAGGCAAGGTTGACTTCATTGACGGTTGGCTCATCTGCATCGGCCGGCAATTTGGACTTTACTTTATCGACACCGTCTCGCACATCCACTAAAGCTTCATCAATGTCGACGCCGATTTCAAATTCAAGCATGACAGAAGCATGGCCTTCACTGGCGGTGCTGGAAATCTCCTTTAAGCCCTCCAGAGAGTTGAGTTCTTGCTCTAAAGGGCGCACTAGCAATCTATCGGAGTCTTCCGGTGAAATGCCTTCCAAGCCCGTACTCACATAAACAAAGGGTACAGTTACGTCGGGTTGCGCTTCTTTAGGGATAGATACCAACGCAAAGGCCCCAACTATGAGGATAAGTGTAAAAAATAACAGAACGGTACGAGTACGGTTCAATGATGCGTTTATTAAACTGACCACGAAAACCCCTTATAGTCCAACAGCTTTAGATTGAACAAATGGTTTGATGGTCGGATTGACCGTTTCATCGATATTAACGAACCCTTGGCCTACAACAATAATGGCCGCTTGATCAGGCAACCCTGTGACCCAAACGCCATCGGTGGCCGATCGAATAATGTCTACTTTATTGAACTGTACTTGGTTTTTGTCGTTAACTGTTTTCAACCCTAAGTCGCCACTTTCGTTAATGAACAACAAAGCAGGGCTGATGTAATGTCCCTTGGCTTGATCTATGGCGATGGTGGCTTTTGATGTAACGCCAGATACCGAACGGGTTACGTTCAAAACCTTGAGTTCAACCGTAAAAGTACGGGTTGAAGGGTTTGTCGTAGTACCAATGTAAGTAACTTCAGCATCGGCGATGTCACCATTGATCAAATCTACTTTGCCTTTTTGGCCTAATGATAGGCTTAGGATGTCTTTTTCAGAGACTGAGCCTACAAATACCATTTCAGAAAAGTCATAGATGTCTGCTACCGGTTCGCCTTGGCGAAGGTATGCGCCAATCTCTACATGTAATGATTCCAACTGGCCATCGAAGGGGGCTCGTATGTTTTTATGCGCGATTTGAAGGTTTAAACTCGCTAAATTGGCTTTTGCTTGTTCATAGCTGGCCAAAGCTGCGGCCAGTTGAGCACCATTTTGTAAGCCCTGTTTTTTCAATTTTTGGGCACCTTCGTATTCGAGCCTTTCTTTTTCGACCGATGCGTTGGCTTGAATTAATTTGGCATTTAAATCACCCATATCAATTTTGGCGATAATGTCACCTTTTTTAACTCGGTCACCCTTTGTTTTTAACAATTGGGAAACTTTTCCTGAGGTTTCGCTGCTCACCGTAACCCAACGTTTTGCCTGAGTTATGCCATTTATGGTTAAAGTTTGTTCAACTCTCTGTGATTGACTATTTATCACTTGAACTTTGGGCGTTAAATCCGTACTTTGCTGTGCATTATCTTTAGGCGGGTTAACATCAGAATCGTTTGATGAGCCTGTCATCATCCAAATGATTAATACCACTAAGATAGTAATAGCTATAATAGGGCCGGTATAACGGGTTTTAGACACGAATAATTACCTCAGTTTAAAATCGGCGACACAGTAATAGGGAATGCTCCCTCAAAAAAGTGCCGAAAGTCAGTCTAATATGAGTCTTATAATATTTGATCAAGTTTCATTTGCATTAGGTGCAGCGCCTTTGCTCAATCAATGTTCATTTTCAATAGAGAAAAATGAGCGTGTAGCATTGGTGGGCCGCAATGGTGCCGGTAAATCAACACTACTAAAATTAACCTTAGAACAATTTAGCCCCGATAGCGGCATAATTAAGTATTCCAAAGGCTTAAAGCTCAGCTATTTGCAACAAGACTTGCCAGTTGGTGATGATGAGCCAGTGGGCAATGTCATTTTAACGCGCGTAGGTCCTGTTGGTGAGGCCATTTTACAATACAATTCCATAGCCAATTCAGATCAACCTAATTTAACAGAGTTGGAGCGCTTACAGCATTTCATTGAAGAACATGATGGTTGGAACCTGCAAAACCAAGTGTTGGCTATTTGTACCAAGTTAAAATTAGACCCTGATAAAAAATTTAATGCTATGTCAGGCGGCTGGCGTCGTCGTGTCCTATTAGCGGCCGCCTTGGTTGTAGAGCCCGATGTTCTCATTTTAGATGAACCTACCAACCATTTAGATATAAAAATGGTGGAATGGCTTGAAGACTTGTTGCTTTCATTCAAAGGTACGGTGTTATTTGTATCGCATGACCGAGCCTTTATAGATCGTATTGCAACTCGCGTTATCGATTTAGATCGTGGCAAGGTAAGCTCTTTTCCCGCGCCCTATGATACTTATCTAGAGTTTAAGGAAAAAGCGCTAGAGGATGAAGCCAAGCAAAGAGCCCAAGAAGATAAAGTACTTGCCCAAGAAGAAGCGTGGATCAGGCAAGGAATAAAAGCTCGTAGAACGCGCAACGAAGGTCGAGTGCGAGCCCTAAAAGCGATGCGTGCAGAATTATCCCAGCGGCGCTTTCAACAAGGGTCGGCCAACTTTAAAATTGAGATGGACGATAGTTCTGGCAAACGTGTGGTTGAGCTAAAAGATGTCGTTTTTGGCTTTGATGCGTACCCGATCATTAATGGGTTTAGCTCGACTGTTTTGCGTGGTGACAAAATTGCCTTGTTAGGCCCTAATGGCATTGGCAAGACCACCGCGTTGAAACTGTTGCTTGGAGATTTAACCCCAAGCTCAGGAGAAGTTAAAGCTGGGACTCGCTTGCAAGTCGCGTATTTTGACCAAGCTCGAGAAGCGTTAGATCCAGAAAAACAAATTGTAGATGTGGTATCTGAAGGGCGAGATTTTCTTGAGATACAAGGTAAACGAAGGCATGTTATTAGCTACTTAGAAGACTTCTTGTTCGCGCCAGAGCGATTGCGTATGAAAGTTAGGCAGTTAAGTGGCGGAGAAATAAACCGTTTGTTGCTGGCAAAAATGTTTTCGCAGGCCGCGAATGTGTTGGTGCTCGATGAGCCAACCAACGACCTTGACATGGATACATTAGATTTATTGATCGATCGACTCAGTGATTTTGAAGGAACGGTATTGCTTGTGAGCCATGACCGATACTTTATTGACCAATTGGCAACTAAGAGTTGGGCATTTGAAGGTAATGGCGTGGTTCGGGAGTATGCTGGTGGCTATGGCGATTGGAAAGTGCAAGGCGGTAAGTGGCCCGACCTAGACGATAAAGATGCTGTAAAAAAGGCGCAGACAGAAGTAGAAAGCTCCGGCCAAGCTGAAAAAACTAAAGCTCAACCTAAAACGACTAAAAAGAAGCTAAGCTATAAGGAACAGCGAGAATTTGATCAAATGCCAGCCAAGATTGAAGCATTGGAGTTACAAATTGAGACATTGGAAGCAGAAGTCGCTGAGCCAGGGTTCTACAATCAATCACCAGATGTTACAACAACCCGGTTAGGTCAACTAGAGTCCGTTCAGAGTGAATTGAACGAGGCTTATGATCGTTGGGCAGAATTAGAAGGCATGATTAATTAAAATGCTCAAACTTATATTGGAGCCGTAAATGAGTATCACCTATATTTTTAAATTTTTGGAAAACGACTCTGAACTTAAATTCGAAACAGCTGGGGTAAACGAAGAGCGTGTTGAGCGCATCCCAACCGAACCCGCTGAGTGGACAAAGTTAGATTATTGCCAGTGTACAAACTGTCCACTTAAGGCTTCTGAAACCGAGCATTGCCCAGCAGCGCTCGATATTCAGCCTATTGTGGAGGGCTTTAGAGAATTGCCCGGGTTTACTAAAGTCGATGTCACCGTTGTCACTAGTAATCGCGAGTACCATAAAATAACAGGCTTAGAAGAAGGTTTGCGTTCATTAATGGGGCTTGTTATGGCGAACAGTGAGTGCCCAATTTTAAAAAACTTAAAACCGATGGCTTTTACGCACTTGCCGTTTTCCAACCAAGATGAATTTATTATTCGCAGTGTCGGAACCTACTTGTTGCGTCAATATTATAATATGAAAGATCATGAGGA from Reinekea marina includes the following:
- a CDS encoding efflux RND transporter permease subunit, with amino-acid sequence MVSLINASLNRTRTVLLFFTLILIVGAFALVSIPKEAQPDVTVPFVYVSTGLEGISPEDSDRLLVRPLEQELNSLEGLKEISSTASEGHASVMLEFEIGVDIDEALVDVRDGVDKVKSKLPADADEPTVNEVNLALFPVINISLSGDIDERVLFKVATDLQDRLEATSGILEATIAGKRDEVAEIIIDPALMASYNISHAELFTLVSKNNQLVTAGNLDTGAGRFSFKVPGLIETEEDILNLPVKVDGDVVVRFRDIAHGQRTYKDANSISRVNGQSAVTLEVKKRVGENIIATIDEAKRIVEEVSPLWPVGIRVTYTQDNSVMIEQQLNDLFNSVLTATILVFVIIVWFLGVRSATLVGIAIPASFLATMMILQMLGITLNIVVLFALILSVGMLVDGAIVVTEYADRRMTEGANRKEAYREAATRMAWPIIASTATTLAVFMPLLFMPGIAGEFMGFLPKTVIITLTASLVMALIAVPAIGFVIGKPLPITKKQQQTVDAIDHGNFENIPGFLGKYVRFIRFLLPRPGLAIGLVALLIAIIVGAFVVRSPDVEFFPEIDADFGSIVVRARGNLSLAERDKLVKQVERNLLELDTIKTVTTKVNATPLRDYTEDTIGVMQLEFIDWSPTRPRTAVIIEQALDAASLIPGVVAESKAAAMGPTTGIDIQLQFFSNDIKALNEAVDLVVNQMQANEKIKEVSDNRPLDGLEWRIDVDREAASRFGTDLQTVGSSIQMITNGLKIGSYRPSDADDEVEIRARYPFNGRDLDKIDDLTITVRGEQLPISNFIERKAQNKQGDLFRTEGKLTLDVEANVKADYQVASVISELAVELESLYDSGAFPENVAFRFIGDQQEQEEMGAFMGKAFGVAFFMMIIILVTQFNSFFQTALILSSVALSTVGVLVGIVLTGSNFGIMMSGIGIIALAGIVVNNNIVLIDTFNVIRKQGIEPTQAALMTCAQRLRPVLLTTATTILGLVPMVFQLTIDILGKEISVGAPSAQWWTQLSTAIAGGLLFATVLTLVLTPCLLVLGERFRNSSK
- a CDS encoding efflux RND transporter periplasmic adaptor subunit: MSKTRYTGPIIAITILVVLIIWMMTGSSNDSDVNPPKDNAQQSTDLTPKVQVINSQSQRVEQTLTINGITQAKRWVTVSSETSGKVSQLLKTKGDRVKKGDIIAKIDMGDLNAKLIQANASVEKERLEYEGAQKLKKQGLQNGAQLAAALASYEQAKANLASLNLQIAHKNIRAPFDGQLESLHVEIGAYLRQGEPVADIYDFSEMVFVGSVSEKDILSLSLGQKGKVDLINGDIADAEVTYIGTTTNPSTRTFTVELKVLNVTRSVSGVTSKATIAIDQAKGHYISPALLFINESGDLGLKTVNDKNQVQFNKVDIIRSATDGVWVTGLPDQAAIIVVGQGFVNIDETVNPTIKPFVQSKAVGL
- a CDS encoding ATP-binding cassette domain-containing protein; the protein is MLPQKSAESQSNMSLIIFDQVSFALGAAPLLNQCSFSIEKNERVALVGRNGAGKSTLLKLTLEQFSPDSGIIKYSKGLKLSYLQQDLPVGDDEPVGNVILTRVGPVGEAILQYNSIANSDQPNLTELERLQHFIEEHDGWNLQNQVLAICTKLKLDPDKKFNAMSGGWRRRVLLAAALVVEPDVLILDEPTNHLDIKMVEWLEDLLLSFKGTVLFVSHDRAFIDRIATRVIDLDRGKVSSFPAPYDTYLEFKEKALEDEAKQRAQEDKVLAQEEAWIRQGIKARRTRNEGRVRALKAMRAELSQRRFQQGSANFKIEMDDSSGKRVVELKDVVFGFDAYPIINGFSSTVLRGDKIALLGPNGIGKTTALKLLLGDLTPSSGEVKAGTRLQVAYFDQAREALDPEKQIVDVVSEGRDFLEIQGKRRHVISYLEDFLFAPERLRMKVRQLSGGEINRLLLAKMFSQAANVLVLDEPTNDLDMDTLDLLIDRLSDFEGTVLLVSHDRYFIDQLATKSWAFEGNGVVREYAGGYGDWKVQGGKWPDLDDKDAVKKAQTEVESSGQAEKTKAQPKTTKKKLSYKEQREFDQMPAKIEALELQIETLEAEVAEPGFYNQSPDVTTTRLGQLESVQSELNEAYDRWAELEGMIN
- a CDS encoding DUF6901 family protein, encoding MSITYIFKFLENDSELKFETAGVNEERVERIPTEPAEWTKLDYCQCTNCPLKASETEHCPAALDIQPIVEGFRELPGFTKVDVTVVTSNREYHKITGLEEGLRSLMGLVMANSECPILKNLKPMAFTHLPFSNQDEFIIRSVGTYLLRQYYNMKDHEEPDWNLDGLVSLNKELQLVNQAVWQRVHSACEGDSNLKALLSFFTLSSSVSYSLESQLLKLKSKFLDETDPFKEFELQQGAK